In the Leptotrichia sp. oral taxon 212 genome, one interval contains:
- a CDS encoding CPBP family intramembrane glutamic endopeptidase: MYKNNKEMIYFSIHIIFFVLTEMIFFGFLSEIINKFFSLESRAPFVMDFENFVFSIINAPIAEEVIFRKWTFDFLKKKTKYYNIIQALIFALCHRYFIQKIYTFISGIFLGNVKDRKGNIWLCIYLHMLFNITGIYLKDFYLGFIDNIIKVLNMENSLLFMTIVLIIMFILHTAGFIWSLKKIGKGFYKLF, encoded by the coding sequence GTGTATAAAAATAATAAAGAAATGATATATTTTAGTATTCATATAATATTTTTTGTTTTAACAGAAATGATTTTTTTTGGATTTTTATCTGAAATAATTAATAAGTTTTTTTCATTGGAATCTAGAGCCCCTTTTGTTATGGATTTTGAAAATTTTGTTTTTTCAATAATAAATGCTCCAATAGCAGAGGAAGTAATATTTAGAAAATGGACATTTGATTTTTTGAAAAAGAAAACTAAATATTATAATATAATACAGGCTTTAATCTTTGCTTTGTGCCATAGATATTTTATACAAAAAATTTATACTTTTATATCAGGGATATTTCTTGGAAATGTTAAGGATAGGAAGGGGAATATATGGTTATGTATATATTTGCACATGCTATTCAATATAACAGGAATTTATTTAAAAGATTTTTATCTTGGATTTATAGATAATATTATTAAAGTGTTAAATATGGAAAATAGTTTATTATTTATGACAATAGTCCTTATAATAATGTTTATTTTACATACTGCAGGCTTTATCTGGAGCTTAAAAAAGATTGGGAAAGGATTTTATAAATTATTTTAA
- a CDS encoding CPBP family intramembrane glutamic endopeptidase, with amino-acid sequence MRRYKEKIYLFFNLFSIEILMFIIFFYNRKMDMIYVNDEFVSYLFEGMYLSLTIFITEEIIFREGFFIILKNKMKYYNVIQAILFSIFHLNFIYLYVIKNIFLSILYSFITGMIYGNIRKNSENVEVCIILRIASFLSKIIFLKFLVEIRRIFFIRNNELIIIFGLFFCIYIFTLRKINRNIYNFIN; translated from the coding sequence ATGAGAAGATATAAAGAAAAAATATACTTATTTTTCAATTTATTTAGTATAGAGATATTGATGTTCATTATCTTCTTTTATAATAGAAAAATGGATATGATATATGTAAATGACGAATTTGTTTCTTATCTGTTTGAGGGAATGTATTTATCTCTAACTATATTTATTACGGAGGAAATTATTTTTAGGGAAGGCTTCTTTATTATTCTAAAAAATAAAATGAAATATTACAATGTAATACAGGCAATTCTGTTTTCGATTTTTCACTTGAATTTTATTTATTTATATGTAATAAAAAATATTTTCCTGAGTATTCTATATAGTTTTATTACAGGAATGATATATGGAAATATCAGGAAAAATTCTGAAAATGTAGAAGTTTGTATTATACTAAGAATAGCTTCATTTCTGTCAAAAATAATTTTCTTGAAATTTTTAGTAGAAATTAGAAGGATTTTTTTCATAAGAAATAATGAATTAATAATTATTTTTGGGTTATTTTTCTGCATTTATATATTTACATTGAGAAAAATAAATAGAAATATCTATAATTTTATTAACTAA
- the lysS gene encoding lysine--tRNA ligase has product MSNQTNESKIIGEKLKKVEELKEMGIEPYGRKYEKINDIEEINRYDETCGKVFKTAGRIIAYRRMGKNGFGHIQDSTGKVQYYIKKDEVGEEQYEIYKKLGIGDFVGIEGVLFRTQTGELTLRASSFEVQSKNIRPLPEKFHGLTNVETRYRQRYVDLVMNREVMETMKKRFQIVRFFRKYLEEKGFTEVETPMMHPIAGGATARPFTTHHNALDMELFLRVAPELYLKRLLVGGFDKVFEINRSFRNEGISVKHNPEFTMMELYQAYADYVDMMNITEDLISKLTFELHGTYEIEYEGKKIDMTSPWRRVKMKDIVKEVTGFDFDAVTSDEDAVNKAKELGIPLEKDRTYTKYGILNLIFEEKVEETLINPTFIIEYPKEISPLSKNKKGETDWVDRFELFISGREFANAYSELNDPRDQQERFEEQVKMKEAGDDEAQNMDLDYIRALEYGMPPAGGLGIGIDRLVMLQTNSASIRDVILFPTLRKEDIEL; this is encoded by the coding sequence ATGAGTAATCAGACAAATGAAAGTAAAATTATAGGTGAGAAACTTAAAAAAGTTGAAGAGCTGAAAGAAATGGGAATAGAACCTTATGGAAGAAAATATGAAAAAATAAATGATATTGAAGAAATTAACAGATACGATGAAACATGCGGTAAAGTATTTAAAACAGCGGGAAGAATAATTGCATACAGAAGAATGGGGAAAAATGGATTTGGACATATTCAGGACTCTACCGGAAAAGTACAGTATTATATAAAAAAAGATGAAGTCGGAGAAGAACAGTATGAAATTTATAAAAAATTGGGAATAGGTGACTTTGTAGGGATAGAAGGTGTACTGTTCAGAACTCAGACAGGAGAACTGACATTGAGGGCAAGTTCTTTTGAAGTTCAATCTAAAAATATAAGACCGCTTCCTGAAAAATTTCATGGACTGACAAATGTAGAAACAAGATACAGACAGAGATATGTTGACCTTGTAATGAACAGGGAAGTTATGGAAACTATGAAAAAAAGATTCCAGATTGTAAGATTTTTCAGAAAATATCTTGAGGAAAAAGGCTTTACAGAAGTTGAAACTCCAATGATGCATCCTATAGCAGGAGGAGCTACTGCAAGACCTTTTACTACTCATCATAATGCATTAGATATGGAGCTGTTTTTAAGGGTTGCTCCTGAACTTTATCTGAAAAGGCTTCTTGTGGGAGGATTTGATAAAGTCTTTGAAATTAACAGAAGTTTTAGAAATGAAGGGATTTCAGTAAAACATAACCCAGAATTTACAATGATGGAGCTGTATCAGGCTTATGCTGATTATGTGGATATGATGAACATTACGGAAGACCTTATTTCAAAACTGACATTTGAACTGCATGGAACTTATGAAATAGAGTATGAAGGTAAGAAAATAGATATGACAAGCCCTTGGAGAAGGGTAAAAATGAAGGATATAGTAAAGGAAGTTACAGGATTTGATTTTGACGCTGTTACAAGCGATGAAGATGCTGTTAATAAGGCAAAGGAGCTTGGAATACCTCTGGAAAAGGACAGAACTTATACAAAATATGGAATACTGAATCTTATTTTTGAAGAAAAGGTTGAAGAAACACTTATAAATCCAACTTTCATTATAGAATATCCGAAGGAAATTTCTCCTCTTTCAAAAAATAAAAAGGGAGAAACTGACTGGGTGGACAGATTTGAACTGTTCATTTCAGGAAGAGAATTTGCAAATGCTTATTCTGAATTAAATGATCCTAGAGATCAGCAGGAAAGATTTGAAGAGCAGGTTAAAATGAAGGAAGCTGGAGACGACGAAGCTCAGAATATGGACTTAGACTATATAAGAGCTCTGGAATATGGAATGCCGCCTGCAGGAGGACTTGGGATAGGAATAGATAGATTAGTAATGTTACAGACTAATTCAGCATCTATAAGAGATGTAATATTGTTCCCTACATTAAGAAAAGAAGATATAGAACTGTAA
- a CDS encoding DUF1934 family protein: MKIKIKSTDSYGENYNKNFELIEILNLSDKREYHYEDEFGKCRIVKSEDAVEIYRRGSINSKQIFKVGKRTAFTYMTKEFKTKYEIFTKKMLLNNGKIIMEYDIIDRNEILNSISLEIIPFT, encoded by the coding sequence ATGAAAATAAAAATAAAAAGTACGGATTCCTATGGGGAAAACTATAATAAAAATTTTGAATTAATTGAAATTTTAAACTTATCGGATAAAAGGGAATATCATTATGAAGATGAGTTCGGAAAATGCAGAATAGTAAAATCGGAAGATGCTGTTGAAATATACCGCAGGGGAAGTATAAATTCAAAGCAGATTTTTAAAGTCGGTAAAAGAACCGCTTTTACTTATATGACCAAGGAATTTAAGACAAAATATGAAATTTTCACAAAAAAAATGTTATTAAATAATGGAAAAATAATAATGGAATATGATATAATAGACAGAAATGAAATATTAAACAGTATAAGTTTAGAAATTATACCTTTTACCTAG
- a CDS encoding 23S rRNA (pseudouridine(1915)-N(3))-methyltransferase RlmH, translating to MVKINVICIGKIKDKYIRDGISEFSKRLSRYVGLNIIELSEEDDNKGIEMAITKETERIIDTLNKRNRSYSILLDLKGKLKSSEEMAEEIENISLRYSEINFIIGGSNGVDDELRKLVDFRLAFSSFTFPHQLMRLILMEQIYRWISINKNIKYHK from the coding sequence ATGGTAAAGATTAATGTAATATGTATCGGTAAGATAAAAGACAAATATATCAGGGACGGAATTTCAGAGTTTTCTAAAAGGCTTTCAAGATATGTGGGCCTCAATATTATTGAATTATCTGAAGAAGATGACAATAAGGGAATAGAAATGGCTATAACAAAAGAAACTGAAAGAATAATAGACACATTAAATAAAAGGAACCGTTCTTACAGTATACTGCTTGATTTGAAAGGTAAATTAAAATCATCTGAAGAAATGGCTGAAGAGATTGAAAATATATCTTTACGTTACAGTGAAATTAATTTTATAATAGGCGGCTCAAACGGGGTTGATGATGAATTAAGAAAACTGGTTGATTTCAGACTGGCTTTTTCTTCCTTTACATTTCCCCATCAGCTGATGAGACTGATTCTGATGGAGCAGATATACAGATGGATTTCTATAAATAAAAATATAAAATATCATAAATAA
- the mutL gene encoding DNA mismatch repair endonuclease MutL: MGYIKILDESVSNIIAAGEVVENPASMIKEMIENSLDAKATVIKIEVFKGGTEVKINDNGIGMDKEDTLLSIERHATSKISTKEDVFNLQTYGFRGEALASIAAVSKLTITTRSASSSTGYRIGSYGGVVRKFEEVSRNPGTEIEVRDLFYNTPARKKFLRKESTEYNKIRDIVLKEALANTEVAFILELDGKSAINTSGRGIDNTILELFGKSVLRNLNKFEYGYLGNVEILRSSKDYIFTYINKRYVKSSTIERAVIDGYYTKLMKGKYPFAIIFFDIDPKEIDVNVHPSKKIVKFSNDKAIYRQLKDSIDEFFYHNDRENWQPNIDLLKQNINVENKEEKIKDLFSDEVIKGESQKFFSFETHDGKFGNINNEIENETGNLPETEIGKDYSVGESHADNYVIAEEALIPESEGNSDFSVSYSEKWSEKQDSEMSEIRKNNFSQTEKYDNRERDNEGYKVGTFERHEGRQVEYNILGQIFDTYILVGKNDELEIYDQHIIHERILYEELKDKFYSRKLESQQLLIPQKIEVTAVEKSIISENQEIFNEFGFDIDQFSDNEILLRAVPAFDFREDVKNVLQKLLEDLKNENEIKDLRENIIISMSCKGAVKAGQKLDMEEMRNMVRRLHEVGKYTCPHGRPIIVKLTKNDLDKMFGRKK, encoded by the coding sequence ATGGGATATATAAAGATATTGGATGAAAGCGTGTCCAATATAATTGCTGCAGGGGAAGTTGTAGAAAATCCTGCCTCAATGATTAAGGAAATGATTGAAAATTCTCTTGATGCAAAGGCGACAGTCATTAAGATTGAAGTCTTCAAGGGAGGGACAGAAGTAAAAATAAATGATAACGGTATAGGTATGGACAAGGAGGACACGCTTCTTTCCATAGAAAGACATGCCACTTCAAAAATTTCTACAAAGGAAGATGTCTTTAATCTTCAGACATATGGCTTTCGGGGAGAAGCACTGGCATCAATAGCTGCAGTTTCAAAACTGACTATTACAACACGTTCGGCATCAAGCAGTACAGGATATAGAATAGGAAGCTACGGAGGAGTTGTAAGAAAATTTGAAGAAGTTTCAAGAAATCCCGGAACAGAGATAGAAGTGAGAGACCTGTTCTACAACACTCCGGCCAGAAAGAAATTTTTGAGGAAAGAGTCGACAGAATATAATAAAATAAGGGATATAGTCCTGAAGGAAGCTCTTGCCAACACTGAAGTTGCCTTTATACTGGAACTGGATGGTAAATCCGCTATAAATACAAGTGGAAGGGGAATAGACAATACCATTCTGGAATTATTCGGAAAATCAGTCTTAAGAAACCTGAATAAATTTGAATATGGCTATCTGGGAAATGTGGAAATATTACGAAGTAGCAAGGACTATATATTTACATATATAAATAAAAGATATGTAAAATCTTCCACTATAGAAAGGGCTGTAATAGACGGATATTATACAAAACTTATGAAAGGAAAGTATCCTTTTGCGATAATATTTTTTGATATAGATCCTAAGGAAATAGATGTGAATGTGCATCCCTCAAAGAAAATAGTCAAATTTTCCAATGATAAGGCAATATATAGACAGCTGAAGGATTCGATAGATGAATTCTTTTATCATAATGACAGGGAAAACTGGCAGCCTAATATCGATCTTCTGAAGCAGAATATAAATGTGGAAAATAAGGAAGAAAAGATAAAGGATCTTTTTTCAGATGAAGTTATAAAGGGAGAGAGCCAGAAGTTTTTCAGTTTTGAAACTCATGACGGAAAATTCGGAAATATAAATAATGAAATTGAGAATGAAACAGGTAATCTGCCGGAAACTGAAATAGGAAAAGATTACAGCGTGGGAGAAAGTCATGCTGACAATTATGTAATTGCTGAAGAAGCGTTGATACCTGAAAGCGAAGGAAATAGCGATTTTTCAGTTTCTTACAGTGAAAAATGGAGTGAAAAACAGGATTCTGAAATGTCTGAAATAAGGAAAAATAATTTTTCACAGACAGAAAAATATGACAACAGGGAAAGAGATAATGAAGGATATAAAGTAGGGACATTTGAAAGACACGAGGGCAGACAGGTTGAATATAATATACTGGGTCAGATTTTTGATACATATATTCTTGTGGGAAAAAATGATGAGCTGGAAATCTATGATCAGCATATTATTCATGAAAGAATACTGTATGAGGAACTGAAAGATAAATTTTATAGCAGAAAACTTGAATCCCAGCAGCTGCTTATACCTCAGAAGATTGAAGTGACGGCAGTTGAAAAAAGCATTATTTCAGAAAATCAGGAAATATTCAATGAATTCGGTTTTGACATAGACCAGTTTTCTGATAATGAAATATTATTAAGAGCTGTTCCGGCATTTGATTTCAGGGAAGATGTTAAAAATGTTCTGCAGAAACTTCTTGAGGATCTGAAAAACGAAAATGAAATAAAGGATCTGAGGGAAAATATAATAATCTCAATGTCGTGCAAGGGGGCTGTAAAGGCAGGACAGAAACTTGATATGGAAGAAATGCGGAATATGGTCAGAAGACTTCATGAAGTCGGAAAATATACATGTCCTCATGGAAGACCAATTATTGTAAAACTTACAAAAAATGATCTGGACAAGATGTTTGGAAGAAAAAAATAG
- a CDS encoding DUF3829 domain-containing protein: protein MKKKNCIIFFVIFILLCSCGKNDAKNGKKKNDSNITTENQKMEAEKYNSYVLLYNHLLQIDEYIGYYFEIAGANEKMKKLEGKVNVPSINQSVIDTVKESIGKAPEMKELDSSARDLMPLLSEMKTLTDQMTDYYKDGNYYKNKYLRTEMHLKFLEITKRYRTVSAKFKNAFKNRAKEQKNRTAEKIKKEGKLIEYELITFIDSCGAILDEIEREKLSAENVTNADLAKFKELEAKMTASLDKLKNSFENKSILKKENYHTSDFTSFLLYTERFKESTAKFISRIEKKENIEAKLLQNNPSLKNEPGTPENIFYEYNELIREYNKLSN, encoded by the coding sequence ATGAAGAAAAAAAACTGCATTATATTTTTTGTTATTTTTATACTGCTGTGCTCGTGCGGAAAAAATGATGCAAAAAACGGAAAGAAAAAAAATGATTCAAATATTACTACAGAAAATCAAAAAATGGAAGCTGAAAAATACAATAGTTATGTCCTGCTCTATAACCATCTTTTACAGATAGATGAATATATAGGATACTATTTTGAAATAGCGGGAGCAAATGAAAAAATGAAAAAACTTGAAGGAAAGGTAAATGTTCCCTCCATCAACCAGTCAGTTATAGATACAGTTAAGGAAAGTATTGGAAAGGCTCCTGAAATGAAAGAACTTGACAGCTCCGCCAGAGATCTTATGCCACTCCTGTCTGAAATGAAAACATTAACAGACCAGATGACAGATTACTATAAAGATGGAAATTATTATAAAAATAAATATTTAAGAACCGAAATGCATCTCAAGTTTTTAGAAATAACTAAAAGATACCGTACTGTTTCAGCAAAGTTTAAAAATGCTTTTAAAAACCGGGCTAAGGAGCAGAAAAACAGAACTGCTGAGAAAATTAAAAAAGAAGGAAAACTTATAGAATATGAGTTAATAACATTTATAGATTCATGTGGAGCAATTTTAGATGAAATCGAAAGGGAGAAATTATCAGCTGAAAATGTTACAAATGCTGACCTTGCTAAGTTTAAGGAACTTGAAGCAAAAATGACCGCTTCCCTGGATAAACTTAAAAATTCTTTTGAGAATAAGTCCATATTAAAGAAGGAAAATTATCATACCAGTGATTTTACATCTTTTCTACTTTATACAGAAAGATTTAAGGAAAGTACAGCAAAATTTATAAGCAGGATTGAAAAAAAGGAAAATATAGAGGCAAAATTACTTCAAAACAATCCTTCACTAAAGAATGAACCTGGAACTCCTGAAAATATATTTTATGAATATAATGAACTGATAAGGGAGTACAACAAGCTTTCTAATTAG
- a CDS encoding PLP-dependent aspartate aminotransferase family protein produces MKFETKAIHGLKYIDKRYSSWNNNISMASAYKTKEFGTEQEFEYGRVSNPTRRELEKLMAVLENGKHGYAFSSGMAAITSVFTRFKAGDHIVLGTDIYGGTYRIITDIFAKFNLKYTFTDTTNLDKVKDAIKPETVAIFIETPSNPLLDITDIRGIVKIAKEHGLLTIVDNTFLTPYLQRPLELGADIVVHSATKFLSGHHDVIAGIVVVNDDSLSEEIWFAQKAIGAILSPFDSWLLMRSLKTLKIRVDTAQNNTFKLLEFFRNHPSVEKVYSPIENNNKGKEIHKNQASGIGAVFSFVLKQENKVKSFFDNLKLVTLAPSLGGAETLVTHPSTVTHAEMPESEKNARGITNTMIRVAVGLENIDDLIEDFKNALEK; encoded by the coding sequence ATGAAGTTTGAAACAAAAGCAATACATGGATTAAAATATATTGATAAAAGGTATAGTAGCTGGAACAATAATATCAGTATGGCTTCCGCATATAAGACTAAGGAATTTGGAACAGAACAGGAATTTGAATATGGAAGAGTTTCCAATCCGACAAGAAGGGAACTTGAAAAATTAATGGCCGTTCTGGAAAACGGTAAACACGGGTATGCCTTTTCTTCAGGAATGGCGGCTATCACATCTGTATTTACAAGATTTAAGGCAGGAGATCATATAGTACTCGGAACTGATATTTATGGCGGAACATATAGAATTATAACTGACATATTTGCAAAATTTAATCTTAAGTATACATTTACTGACACTACGAATCTTGATAAAGTAAAAGATGCAATAAAACCGGAAACAGTGGCCATATTTATAGAAACACCTTCCAATCCGCTGCTTGATATAACAGACATCAGAGGTATTGTCAAAATAGCAAAGGAGCATGGACTTCTTACAATAGTGGATAATACTTTTCTTACTCCATATTTGCAGAGACCTCTTGAACTAGGTGCTGATATAGTGGTTCACAGTGCTACAAAATTTTTGAGCGGACACCATGATGTCATTGCAGGAATTGTAGTAGTAAATGACGACAGTCTTTCAGAGGAAATATGGTTTGCCCAGAAAGCTATAGGAGCTATTCTTTCACCTTTTGACAGCTGGCTTTTAATGAGAAGCCTTAAAACTTTAAAAATAAGAGTGGATACAGCTCAAAATAACACATTTAAACTTCTGGAATTTTTCAGAAATCATCCGTCAGTGGAAAAAGTATATTCTCCTATTGAAAATAATAACAAGGGAAAAGAAATACACAAAAATCAAGCTTCAGGTATAGGGGCAGTATTCTCATTTGTGTTAAAACAGGAAAATAAGGTAAAATCATTTTTTGACAACCTAAAGCTAGTAACTCTGGCTCCAAGTCTTGGTGGTGCTGAAACACTTGTAACACATCCAAGTACAGTGACACATGCTGAAATGCCTGAATCAGAAAAAAATGCAAGAGGAATAACTAATACCATGATTAGAGTTGCAGTTGGTCTTGAAAACATAGACGACCTGATTGAAGACTTTAAAAATGCTCTGGAAAAATAG
- a CDS encoding DUF3829 domain-containing protein, whose product MKKIGVLMALMLVVIVFCGKKNEIDKILPSGGKKAAQSKELIQQNLNSYNKNIKIYNRILELDKELLYYFEDTGTEETFKKPVQEMTVNIPLNQALIDRIKEVSKSPKPTELDKKAGEMIPVLEEMLPVITEMNNYYGGKLYQKDNYKKAQELHSKMIKITEKYNVIANKYEETFQANARDVRENKMQDFVKNKEFTDYNQFIFIRNSEDFVKEISRQNLDASNFTEGNIKEFKVLQEKVNKSLDVFRKTLKNGKQLKKEGFEKEDFDPFITKASAFKRTMDEFVKKMEKKEKASHSASSDSYFAQSEEGTPENILKSYNELIAERNKILEKKASKKS is encoded by the coding sequence ATGAAAAAAATAGGAGTATTGATGGCATTAATGCTTGTTGTAATAGTTTTTTGCGGCAAGAAAAATGAAATAGATAAAATTTTACCTTCAGGAGGTAAAAAAGCAGCTCAGAGCAAGGAACTTATCCAACAGAATTTAAACAGCTACAATAAGAATATAAAAATATACAACAGAATATTGGAACTTGATAAGGAACTTCTATATTACTTTGAAGACACAGGAACTGAAGAAACATTCAAAAAACCTGTACAGGAAATGACTGTTAATATTCCACTAAATCAGGCTCTTATTGACAGAATAAAAGAAGTTTCAAAATCTCCAAAACCTACAGAACTTGATAAAAAAGCAGGTGAAATGATACCTGTTCTGGAAGAAATGCTTCCTGTCATTACAGAAATGAACAATTATTATGGAGGAAAGCTCTATCAGAAGGATAATTACAAAAAAGCTCAGGAATTGCATAGCAAAATGATAAAAATAACTGAAAAATATAATGTTATTGCAAATAAATATGAAGAAACTTTCCAAGCCAATGCAAGAGATGTAAGGGAAAATAAAATGCAGGATTTTGTAAAAAATAAGGAATTTACTGATTATAACCAGTTCATATTTATTAGAAACAGCGAAGATTTTGTAAAGGAAATAAGCAGACAGAATCTTGATGCAAGTAACTTTACAGAAGGAAACATAAAAGAGTTTAAGGTTCTTCAGGAGAAAGTCAATAAATCCCTTGATGTTTTTAGAAAAACTCTGAAAAATGGCAAACAGCTGAAAAAGGAAGGATTTGAAAAGGAAGATTTCGATCCATTTATAACAAAAGCTTCTGCATTTAAAAGAACTATGGATGAATTTGTCAAGAAAATGGAAAAAAAGGAGAAAGCTTCCCATTCTGCTTCAAGTGACAGCTATTTTGCCCAGTCAGAAGAAGGAACTCCTGAAAATATACTTAAATCATACAATGAACTTATTGCAGAACGTAACAAAATTTTAGAAAAAAAGGCTAGTAAAAAATCATAA
- a CDS encoding IS3 family transposase yields MLKKIESSSSGKGAKREEKVRVIAELRAKYPFKMLLKIAGISKSVYYYYIDKKDIDEKNKDIIEKIKEIYYANKGRYGYRRVTLELKNQGLNINHKKVQRLMKKFNLQSIIRKKRKYSSYRGQTGRIADNHIRRDFEAAAPNQKWFTDVTEFNLRGEKLYLSPILDAYGRYIVSYDISRSPNLGQINHMLNLAFKENGNYENLIFHSDQGWQYQHYLYQKRLKEKNITQSMSRKGNSLDNGLMECFFGLLKSEMFYEQEEKYRTLEELKEAIEEYIYYYNNKRIKEKLKGLTPASYRSQSLLVG; encoded by the coding sequence ATACTTAAAAAAATTGAGAGCTCTAGTTCAGGAAAGGGAGCTAAAAGAGAAGAAAAAGTAAGAGTGATAGCCGAACTTAGAGCTAAATACCCTTTCAAGATGCTGTTAAAAATTGCCGGGATATCAAAATCAGTATATTACTACTATATTGATAAAAAAGATATTGATGAGAAGAATAAAGATATCATTGAAAAAATCAAAGAAATTTACTATGCAAATAAAGGAAGATATGGTTATCGAAGAGTAACATTGGAATTAAAGAATCAAGGGTTAAATATTAATCATAAAAAAGTACAGAGGCTTATGAAGAAATTTAATTTACAGAGCATTATCCGTAAAAAGAGGAAATATTCTTCATACAGAGGTCAGACAGGAAGGATAGCTGATAATCATATCAGAAGAGATTTTGAAGCAGCAGCTCCAAATCAGAAATGGTTTACAGATGTGACAGAATTTAATCTGAGGGGAGAAAAGTTATACTTATCTCCAATATTGGATGCTTATGGAAGATACATAGTTTCATATGATATTTCGCGCAGTCCTAACTTGGGGCAGATAAACCATATGTTAAATTTAGCATTTAAAGAAAATGGGAATTATGAGAATTTGATATTTCATAGCGATCAAGGATGGCAGTATCAGCATTATTTATATCAGAAAAGGTTAAAAGAAAAGAATATAACTCAAAGTATGTCAAGGAAAGGAAACAGTTTAGATAACGGATTAATGGAATGTTTCTTTGGGTTATTAAAATCAGAGATGTTTTATGAACAGGAAGAAAAGTACAGAACACTGGAAGAACTGAAAGAAGCAATAGAGGAATACATATATTATTACAACAACAAAAGAATAAAGGAAAAATTAAAAGGATTAACTCCTGCTTCTTACAGAAGTCAATCCTTATTGGTTGGTTAA
- a CDS encoding IS3 family transposase yields the protein MSKLTREDKIEIYERRKNGETISSLANDFDVQESNIKYLIALIEKHGYDILRKDKNRVYSKDFKLQIINRILVNHESINSVAIDIGLPAPSILHNWLSKFKENEYNVVEKKKGRKPKSMTKPKKNEKVLSEKDKIKQLEEENMYLKAENEYLKKLRALVQERELKEKKK from the coding sequence ATGAGCAAATTAACAAGAGAAGATAAAATTGAAATATATGAAAGAAGAAAAAATGGTGAAACTATTTCTTCTTTAGCTAATGATTTTGATGTTCAGGAATCTAATATTAAATATTTAATTGCTTTAATTGAAAAACATGGATATGATATTTTAAGAAAAGATAAAAATAGAGTTTATTCTAAAGATTTTAAATTACAAATAATTAATAGAATTTTAGTTAATCATGAGTCTATTAATTCTGTTGCTATTGATATTGGTTTGCCAGCTCCTAGTATTTTACATAATTGGCTTTCAAAATTTAAAGAAAATGAGTATAATGTTGTAGAGAAGAAAAAAGGAAGGAAACCTAAATCTATGACTAAACCTAAGAAAAATGAGAAAGTTCTATCTGAAAAAGATAAGATTAAACAGTTAGAAGAAGAAAATATGTATCTTAAAGCTGAGAACGAATACTTAAAAAAATTGAGAGCTCTAGTTCAGGAAAGGGAGCTAAAAGAGAAGAAAAAGTAA
- a CDS encoding helix-turn-helix domain-containing protein: MENSGKRLKRLRENFKYSLEEVAEKIDSSAGTISRYENNERKINSDSLLKLSRLFNVNPEYILYGTLENEFVDKEIFINQIISFFSDEKITIKEKEEIFYKIQDIFFKEKFK, from the coding sequence ATGGAAAATTCAGGTAAGAGATTAAAAAGGTTAAGAGAAAATTTTAAGTATTCACTGGAAGAAGTAGCAGAAAAAATAGATTCATCTGCTGGAACTATCTCAAGATACGAAAATAATGAAAGAAAAATAAACAGTGATAGTCTATTAAAGCTGTCCCGTTTATTTAATGTGAATCCTGAGTATATACTTTATGGAACTCTTGAAAATGAATTTGTTGATAAAGAGATATTTATAAATCAAATTATTTCGTTTTTTAGTGATGAAAAAATAACGATTAAGGAAAAAGAAGAAATATTCTATAAAATACAGGATATATTTTTTAAAGAAAAATTTAAATGA